In Vanacampus margaritifer isolate UIUO_Vmar chromosome 9, RoL_Vmar_1.0, whole genome shotgun sequence, the following proteins share a genomic window:
- the LOC144057247 gene encoding transmembrane protein 79-like yields the protein MQGPKGMRRPFPEVSSDTTSGTTGGRGCPNRDILKVGVSLLTSAIFFPFLVWGGFVFLPFDAPLLDGPPLRMLYALRCSVFAATPIVLGWLALGAARLRFGVVRPLLDQAEAEGLRVHRNYTCESVSLFLMYFLQLTVMAIYLSQEQLKLVPLLTMIFALGRLVYWPAAVLGSSVRAFGLGLSLLPGVAMMLANVVFIFTVESSAAIWGSPQHADVAASLVRQRFWG from the exons ATGCAGGGGCCCAAAGGGATGAGACGGCCTTTTCCAGAGGTGTCAAGCGACACGACTTCCGGGACGACAG GTGGGCGTGGCTGTCCCAATCGCGACATCCTGAAGGTGGGTGTGTCTCTGCTGACCTCAGCGATCTTCTTCCCCTTCCTGGTGTGGGGGGGCTTTGTGTTTCTGCCCTTTGATGCCCCCCTGCTGGATGGCCCGCCCCTCAGGATGCTCTACGCGCTGCGCTGCTCCGTCTTTGCCGCCACGCCCATCGTCTTGG GCTGGCTGGCGCTGGGCGCCGCGCGTCTGAGGTTTGGCGTGGTTCGGCCGCTTCTGGACCAAGCGGAGGCGGAGGGCCTGCGCGTGCACAGGAACTACACCTGCGAGTCCGTCAGCCTCTTCCTGATGTACTTCCTGCAGCTGACCGTCATGGCGATTTACCTGAGCCAGGAGCAGCTGAAGCTCGTACCCCTGCTCACCATGATCTTCGCCTTGGGCCG GTTGGTCTACTGGCCGGCCGCCGTCTTGGGCAGCAGCGTGCGCGCTTTCGGGCTGGGCTTGTCGCTGCTGCCCGGCGTGGCGATGATGCTGGCCAACGTTGTCTTCATCTTCACGGTGGAGTCGTCGGCGGCCATCTGGGGCTCGCCTCAGCACGCCGACGTGGCGGCGTCCCTCGTCCGACAGAGGTTCTGGGGATGA
- the LOC144058333 gene encoding uncharacterized protein LOC144058333: MTSLKATWRLHNRTKSQPFKPKRYNKPNIHARTLLQQGVKGNPWRTFGPLQVSRKSFRRVFVLVVLAGRPRETKTKVKQNDRQQVWATYGLTEVELANSSFGEKFESGSGCLCTFAGWLAIEWSSPASFPRLPPPTQGKRLRPSQEDFAPTCRPVVGLHVLTFSSSPFLSSSRRPQDGVHDQLVPSPRTRSLAILSASIPSCLSSSCCHLNVNGKSLIAKAFPDERASFVAGRLSRSSPVDEDAVASCRLVLPSRPARRLRP; encoded by the exons ATGACGTCACTGAAAGCAACATGGCGGCTACACAACCGGACTAAAAGTCAACCTTTCAAGCCGAAGCGCTACAATAAGCCAAACATCCACGCCAGGACGCTT CTACAACAAGGAGTCAAAGGAAATCCTTGGAGAACATTTGGACCTCTTCAAGTGAGCCGTAAGAGTTTCCGTCGTGTTTTTGTTCTTGTCGTGTTGGCTGGTCGCCCTCGAGAAACCAAAACTAAAGTGAAACAAAACGACAGGCAACAGGTGTGGGCGACATACGGTCTCACCGAGGTCGAACTAGCAAACTCCTCCTTCGGTGAAAAGTTTGAAAGCGGAAGTGGTTGCCTTTGCACCTTTGCAGGTTGGTTGGCGATCGAGTGGAGCAGTCCTGCGTCTTTTCcacgtctccctcctccaacacag GGGAAACGTCTACGACCTTCTCAGGAGGATTTTGCACCCACCTGCAGGCCAGTTGTGGGACTGCACGTCCTCACCTTCTCATCTTCACCCTTTCTTTCATCCTCACGTCGTCCTCAAGATGGCGTCCATGATCAGCTCGTGCCGTCTCCTCGCACTCGCTCGCTTGCCATCTTGTCGGCTTCAATTCCTTCATGTTTGTCCTCCTCATGCTGCCATCTCAAC GTGAACGGCAAGAGTTTGATCGCGAAGGCCTTCCCGGACGAGCGCGCGTCTTTTGTCGCTG GACGACTTTCCCGAAGTTCTCCAGTGGACGAGGACGCCGTCGCTTCCTGTCGTCTCGTCTTGCCTTCCCGACCTGCTAGGAGACTCCGCCCCTAG